The following are from one region of the Ruficoccus sp. ZRK36 genome:
- a CDS encoding sialate O-acetylesterase — protein MKRTSSPILLVALVALALSTTAAQAALKLPALFGDHMVLQAGKPIHVWGTADPGSRVNVALGIDGTTREGQAQAGPGGIWEVDLDPIEASAKSGELTITDSTGDKKVINDVLIGEVWVCSGQSNMAFRLVSCKTGAEEIPNANYPLMRYFRVSPEISYSPLDDVSGRWVTCTPDTAKNFSAAAYYFGRELLETLKRPVGLIGTYWGGTPAQAWTSLDALAADPALADYVTQREDSIKNMDKNMERYRKVFLTKWEKDKAAWEEQKRTDPKNAPARAPRKPTSPDRNPRVPSVLFNAMVHPLLNYPIRGVIWYQAEANSHNDADAQLYATLFPAMIEDWRSRWGQGEFPFLFVQLPGFGGLHGIVEMRKSQTETLSLPNTGMAVAIDLGEKKDIHPKRKLEVGDRLARIALRDVYGQAIVASGPQPESASRDGSTVNLTMQDETGKLLIKGDSLNGFELAGEDGVYYPAQAQLDGMTVVLSSDKVSQPQSIRYAWARYPDATLFNAEELPAAPFQFEIIQAKQ, from the coding sequence GTGAAACGAACCTCCTCCCCCATCCTCCTCGTTGCCCTGGTTGCACTTGCGCTCAGCACGACAGCAGCTCAGGCCGCACTTAAACTTCCCGCCCTGTTCGGTGACCATATGGTTCTCCAGGCCGGAAAACCGATCCATGTCTGGGGCACGGCCGATCCGGGCTCCCGTGTAAACGTCGCCCTCGGCATCGATGGCACAACCCGCGAGGGGCAGGCTCAGGCCGGTCCCGGTGGCATCTGGGAGGTGGACCTCGACCCGATTGAGGCATCGGCCAAATCCGGTGAGCTGACCATCACAGACAGCACCGGCGACAAGAAGGTCATCAACGATGTGTTGATCGGCGAGGTCTGGGTTTGCTCCGGCCAGTCAAACATGGCCTTCCGCCTCGTGTCCTGCAAAACCGGTGCAGAGGAGATTCCAAATGCGAACTACCCGCTCATGCGCTACTTCCGCGTCAGCCCAGAGATTTCCTACAGCCCGCTGGATGACGTAAGCGGACGCTGGGTCACCTGCACCCCGGACACGGCCAAGAACTTTTCCGCAGCCGCCTACTACTTCGGACGCGAGCTGCTCGAAACCCTCAAGCGGCCCGTCGGCCTGATCGGCACCTACTGGGGAGGCACGCCTGCCCAGGCCTGGACGAGCCTCGATGCGCTCGCTGCCGACCCGGCCCTCGCCGACTACGTGACCCAGCGCGAAGACTCCATCAAGAACATGGACAAAAACATGGAGCGCTACCGCAAAGTGTTTCTGACTAAATGGGAAAAGGACAAGGCCGCCTGGGAAGAGCAAAAGCGCACCGACCCGAAAAACGCCCCTGCCCGCGCGCCCCGCAAGCCGACCTCCCCGGACCGCAACCCCCGCGTCCCCAGTGTCCTTTTTAACGCTATGGTGCATCCGCTGCTCAACTACCCGATCCGGGGCGTCATCTGGTATCAGGCCGAGGCGAATTCCCACAACGACGCAGACGCGCAGCTCTACGCCACACTGTTCCCCGCGATGATCGAGGACTGGCGCTCCCGCTGGGGTCAGGGCGAGTTCCCCTTCCTCTTTGTCCAGCTGCCCGGCTTTGGCGGGCTCCACGGCATCGTGGAAATGCGCAAATCCCAGACCGAAACGCTTTCCCTCCCCAACACCGGCATGGCGGTCGCCATCGACCTGGGAGAAAAGAAAGACATCCACCCGAAGCGTAAGCTCGAAGTCGGCGACCGCCTCGCACGCATCGCTCTGCGCGACGTATACGGGCAGGCCATTGTCGCCAGCGGCCCGCAGCCGGAGTCTGCTTCGCGCGACGGCTCTACGGTCAATCTCACCATGCAGGATGAGACCGGCAAACTTTTGATCAAGGGCGACAGCCTGAACGGCTTTGAGCTGGCCGGAGAAGACGGTGTCTACTACCCGGCACAGGCACAGCTGGACGGTATGACCGTCGTTCTCTCCTCCGACAAGGTCTCACAGCCACAGAGTATCCGCTATGCCTGGGCCAGGTACCCGGATGCCACGCTGTTCAATGCCGAGGAGCTGCCTGCCGCGCCCTTCCAATTCGAGATCATTCAAGCTAAACAGTAA
- a CDS encoding glycoside hydrolase family 3 N-terminal domain-containing protein has product MSRTEASTPADKPWLNATLPLEERIELLLGAMSLEDKVGQLIQYPFKAPAKAEPADLDAIRGGRIGSLILAGSAWAGHGQSNPLDPEALNAVQRMAVEESPLGIPLIYGRDVIHGHATVLPIPLAQAASFDPALIEEASSCVAREARAQGVHWAFAPMVDLCRDPRWGRIIEGYGEDPLLGSECGSAVVRGYQGDSPASGDRMIACAKHFCGYGGAEGGRDYDTTEWTDDSLRNYVLPAFAATVKAGVGSLMSGFNAIGGTPVSSSKTWLREWLKEQQGFDGCVVSDWGAVGDLIYHGVAADGAEAAALGLEAGVDMEMIREHFEDELPGLLESGRIQSSQVDDAVRRVLRMKFRSGIFEKPYVEADLYASVRRREDHVNTARKVTSKSIVLLSNKDKLLPLAPKQKLKVAVLGPYASAQGQHLGAWCLDGNPADVTSILDGLKAAAPDWEILTSDPAFTDEMLFNASLADIVIACVGESPCRTGEVHSIAELTLPPGQEELIESLGQLGKPLVVVQCSGRPLPSPAADHYASAWLLAWHGGTEAGTAIADIITGQTAPSGRMPMSMPRTTGQIPCYYNRRRPGKIRQMPNYRYHQDVQDTPLFPFGYGLGYTEFTYSDTTVKILAAAASGEPSVELSATITNTGPSAGETVAQCYVRDEHAQVARPERELKGFKRVALAPGEKQTVSFTLGRDTLGYFGQDGTYRVDPGAFAAAIGADATVPLVSFDV; this is encoded by the coding sequence ATGTCGCGGACCGAAGCATCTACACCTGCTGATAAACCCTGGCTGAACGCCACCCTGCCCCTAGAGGAACGTATCGAGCTGCTGCTCGGCGCGATGAGTCTGGAGGACAAGGTCGGTCAGCTGATTCAGTATCCGTTTAAGGCCCCCGCAAAGGCTGAGCCTGCGGACCTGGATGCGATTCGCGGCGGGCGCATCGGCTCGCTGATTCTGGCCGGTTCCGCTTGGGCCGGGCATGGCCAGTCGAACCCGCTGGACCCTGAAGCGCTGAACGCGGTGCAGCGCATGGCCGTGGAGGAGAGCCCGCTGGGCATCCCGCTCATCTACGGCCGCGATGTCATCCACGGGCACGCGACCGTACTCCCCATCCCACTGGCCCAGGCTGCCAGTTTTGACCCAGCACTGATCGAGGAAGCTTCGAGCTGTGTCGCGCGCGAGGCCCGGGCCCAGGGCGTACACTGGGCCTTTGCCCCGATGGTCGACCTCTGCCGTGACCCGCGCTGGGGGCGCATCATCGAGGGCTATGGGGAAGACCCGCTGCTCGGCTCAGAGTGTGGCTCCGCGGTTGTCCGTGGCTATCAGGGGGACTCGCCCGCATCAGGTGATCGCATGATCGCCTGCGCCAAGCATTTCTGTGGCTACGGCGGGGCCGAGGGTGGCCGCGACTACGACACCACGGAGTGGACCGATGACTCCCTGCGCAACTACGTGCTCCCGGCCTTCGCGGCTACGGTCAAGGCCGGCGTCGGCAGCCTCATGTCCGGCTTTAACGCCATCGGCGGCACCCCGGTCAGCTCCAGCAAGACCTGGCTGCGCGAGTGGCTGAAGGAGCAACAGGGATTCGACGGATGCGTGGTCAGCGACTGGGGAGCTGTCGGCGACCTAATCTACCACGGCGTCGCTGCGGACGGTGCCGAGGCCGCTGCACTCGGCCTGGAAGCAGGTGTCGATATGGAAATGATTCGCGAGCACTTCGAGGATGAGCTGCCAGGTCTGCTTGAGAGTGGACGCATCCAATCATCGCAGGTCGACGACGCCGTCCGCCGCGTCCTGCGCATGAAGTTCCGCTCCGGTATCTTTGAAAAGCCCTATGTCGAGGCTGACCTCTACGCGTCGGTCCGCCGCCGTGAGGATCACGTCAACACCGCCCGCAAGGTTACTTCGAAGTCGATCGTACTCCTGAGCAACAAGGACAAGCTCCTGCCTCTCGCCCCGAAGCAAAAACTCAAGGTCGCAGTGCTCGGCCCCTACGCCTCGGCTCAGGGGCAGCATCTGGGTGCCTGGTGTCTGGACGGGAATCCCGCAGACGTCACCTCGATCCTCGACGGCCTGAAAGCTGCGGCCCCGGACTGGGAAATCCTGACATCCGACCCGGCCTTTACGGACGAAATGCTTTTTAACGCCTCGCTGGCGGATATCGTTATCGCCTGCGTCGGGGAGAGCCCCTGCCGCACCGGCGAGGTACACTCCATCGCTGAGTTGACCCTGCCCCCGGGACAAGAAGAACTGATCGAGTCTCTCGGCCAGCTGGGTAAGCCGCTCGTCGTCGTACAGTGCAGCGGGCGCCCCCTGCCCTCCCCGGCTGCCGACCACTACGCCTCCGCCTGGCTGCTGGCCTGGCACGGCGGCACTGAGGCCGGCACGGCCATTGCCGATATCATCACCGGGCAGACGGCTCCCAGCGGGCGGATGCCGATGTCCATGCCGCGCACGACAGGCCAGATCCCCTGCTACTACAACCGCCGCCGCCCCGGTAAAATCCGCCAGATGCCGAACTACCGCTACCATCAGGACGTGCAGGACACCCCGCTCTTTCCCTTTGGCTACGGGCTCGGCTATACGGAGTTCACCTACTCGGACACGACGGTCAAAATCCTCGCCGCCGCCGCCAGTGGTGAGCCCAGCGTGGAGCTTTCGGCAACGATCACCAATACCGGCCCAAGCGCGGGCGAAACCGTCGCCCAGTGCTACGTACGTGATGAGCACGCCCAGGTGGCGCGCCCCGAACGCGAGCTAAAGGGCTTCAAGCGGGTCGCACTCGCCCCTGGCGAAAAGCAGACCGTGAGCTTTACCCTGGGCCGCGACACGCTCGGCTACTTTGGCCAGGACGGCACCTATCGGGTAGACCCCGGTGCGTTTGCCGCCGCCATCGGCGCTGATGCCACCGTGCCGCTCGTGAGCTTCGATGTGTAG
- a CDS encoding ammonium transporter translates to MLWTAAFTSHAQEASAPAESPSLEERVAGLEAYMRNEDPAGSNVEGFPGPGHTGWMMTSGALVLFMTLPGLALFYGGMVREKNALSIAATCLGCAGVVTLLWWAVGYSLVFGTNFDSPFLGGSEYFFLRGVGAAPNGDYSVWISQSVFCIYQLTFAIITASLIFGSTAERIKFRASMCFVLVWMFVVYFPLAHMIWGSTGFMNGIGNADAVIPALDFAGGTVVHMSSGWSALILCILLGKRMGYGSEPMPPHNMVLCMVGTGMLWFGWYGFNAGSALAADGIAANAFMTTTLAAGVGTFTWGLMETLLKGKPSVLGFCSGAVGGLVVITPAAGYVDASGAVVLGIIAGIVPFFAVTYMKRLLGYDDALDAFGVHGVGGTLGAILTGVFATERANPALVSDICSANGLRSALEHHMLWLSQLAAVGLTIALATVATVIIGLILRATIGLRHSADDEDTGLDLTDHGEESYIYSSRG, encoded by the coding sequence GTGCTGTGGACGGCAGCATTTACCTCGCATGCGCAGGAAGCTTCCGCTCCCGCCGAGAGCCCTAGCCTGGAGGAGCGCGTGGCCGGGCTGGAGGCGTACATGAGAAACGAGGACCCCGCGGGCAGTAATGTCGAGGGTTTTCCCGGCCCCGGACACACCGGCTGGATGATGACCTCCGGTGCGCTCGTGCTCTTCATGACATTGCCGGGGTTGGCACTGTTCTATGGTGGGATGGTGCGGGAGAAAAACGCGCTCTCAATCGCGGCGACCTGTCTGGGCTGCGCTGGGGTGGTAACGCTGCTGTGGTGGGCGGTCGGATACAGTCTGGTTTTCGGGACAAATTTCGACAGCCCATTTCTCGGGGGCAGCGAGTACTTCTTTTTACGGGGAGTGGGGGCCGCCCCGAACGGGGATTACTCGGTGTGGATTTCGCAGAGTGTTTTCTGCATCTACCAGCTGACGTTTGCCATCATCACCGCCTCGCTCATTTTTGGTTCCACGGCTGAGCGGATCAAGTTTCGGGCCTCGATGTGTTTCGTGTTGGTTTGGATGTTTGTAGTTTATTTTCCGCTGGCGCACATGATCTGGGGATCGACCGGATTTATGAACGGTATCGGTAACGCCGACGCCGTGATCCCCGCGCTGGACTTCGCCGGGGGGACGGTCGTGCACATGTCCTCGGGCTGGTCGGCGTTGATCCTGTGCATCCTGCTGGGTAAGCGTATGGGCTACGGCTCCGAGCCGATGCCCCCGCATAATATGGTGCTGTGCATGGTGGGTACCGGGATGCTGTGGTTCGGGTGGTATGGCTTTAATGCGGGCAGCGCGCTCGCCGCTGATGGTATCGCCGCAAATGCCTTTATGACGACCACCCTGGCCGCAGGGGTGGGGACCTTTACCTGGGGGCTGATGGAAACCCTGCTCAAGGGAAAACCGAGCGTGCTCGGCTTTTGCTCGGGGGCGGTCGGCGGGCTGGTGGTGATCACACCGGCGGCAGGTTATGTCGATGCCTCGGGGGCTGTCGTGCTCGGGATTATCGCGGGGATTGTGCCGTTTTTTGCCGTCACCTATATGAAGCGTCTGCTCGGCTACGATGATGCGCTGGACGCCTTCGGAGTACACGGGGTCGGAGGGACGCTCGGGGCCATCCTGACCGGAGTTTTTGCGACGGAGCGTGCCAACCCGGCGCTCGTGAGCGACATCTGTAGTGCCAACGGCCTGCGTAGCGCGCTTGAGCACCATATGCTCTGGCTCTCGCAGCTGGCGGCGGTCGGGCTGACTATCGCGCTCGCTACCGTGGCCACGGTAATCATTGGTTTAATCCTGCGCGCAACGATCGGCCTGCGTCATAGCGCGGACGATGAAGACACGGGCCTCGACCTCACCGATCATGGCGAGGAAAGCTACATCTACAGCTCCCGTGGATGA
- a CDS encoding PEP-CTERM sorting domain-containing protein, with amino-acid sequence MSKLRLSHPLFSTALVLGSVFATTVATQAAVIDDAPLAEGPGNIIANYRGIYLTASGSTPAATIEALDNAYSMHDYSGATNGSNVFAFTNNTLPDIQISSQSSFTTFGTTITNTSWLSSTPNAYRIQLPTDTTTAYTMSIDFGSWDSGSSSFTDNVNAVSAAAFTLTAPQERFKAITSMVVNFVSATDEVLSSQTILSSSLDTSSSVTRVLYFGYESDSNDISSISITFNVEADAEAVSPLVGLNDLTFTTIPEPSTSALGLLGAALAAAVFIRRRRS; translated from the coding sequence ATGAGCAAACTCCGTCTATCCCATCCACTTTTCAGCACTGCCCTTGTGCTTGGTTCCGTATTTGCAACGACCGTAGCGACGCAAGCCGCTGTGATCGATGACGCGCCTCTGGCCGAAGGGCCCGGCAATATCATCGCGAACTATCGCGGCATCTACCTCACGGCCTCCGGCAGCACACCGGCAGCAACGATCGAGGCGCTGGACAACGCCTACTCCATGCACGACTACAGTGGTGCCACAAACGGAAGCAACGTCTTCGCCTTCACAAACAATACGCTGCCCGACATCCAGATCAGCTCGCAGTCGAGCTTCACGACTTTCGGTACGACCATCACCAACACTTCCTGGCTCAGCTCGACTCCGAACGCCTATCGGATCCAGCTCCCCACCGACACAACAACCGCCTACACGATGAGCATCGACTTTGGCAGCTGGGACAGCGGCAGCTCATCCTTCACCGATAATGTTAATGCGGTAAGCGCGGCAGCCTTCACCCTCACCGCCCCGCAGGAGCGCTTTAAGGCCATCACCTCGATGGTGGTAAATTTCGTCTCAGCCACCGATGAAGTGCTCTCCAGCCAAACCATCCTGAGCAGCTCGCTAGACACCAGTTCCTCAGTCACGCGCGTCCTGTACTTCGGCTATGAGTCTGACTCGAACGACATCTCGTCCATCTCCATCACCTTTAATGTCGAGGCAGATGCCGAAGCGGTTTCACCACTGGTCGGTCTCAACGACCTGACCTTTACGACGATCCCCGAGCCTTCCACCTCGGCGCTCGGCCTGCTTGGCGCAGCTTTGGCCGCAGCAGTATTTATCCGGCGTCGCCGCTCCTGA
- a CDS encoding ATP-binding cassette domain-containing protein: MLLTLRKICLAYGGAPLLDDTALVLDTGERACIVGRNGAGKSTLMRVVAGHIQPDSGEMIQAPGTHAAFLPQEIPDNLSGTVGEIVTRALHELGLPEWEAEHRLERTLEQMQLPADPYFESLSAGMKRRALLARELVREPELLLLDEPTNHLDIEAIAWLETFLKGYRGAVLFVTHDRAFLQNVATRILDLDRGQLTSWDCDYQTYLQRKEEWLAAEEKNRAVFDKKLAQEEAWIRQGIQARRTRNEGRVRALKRMREEHRARRDRTGAARLTFEQAASSGAKVIDAKDVSFAYGERPIIRDFTDAIMRGDKIGIVGPNGAGKSTLLKVLLGELTPTAGSVRLGTSLQIAYFDQTREALVETETVQEAVSDGNEFISINGARRHILSYLQDFLFPPERARSPISMLSGGERNRLLLARLFTQPFNLLVMDEPTNDLDLETLELLENLLVEFSGTLLLVSHDRAFLDNVVTDIYVLEGGGTIRACVGGYQDYLREKTSATRATQTAKAAAKPKAGSRPEKPRKFLNRERWELEAIPAEIEKLETEAAALSERLSDPQTYANAADEVPALKQRLEQIEAETAVKFARWEELEALREELEG; the protein is encoded by the coding sequence GTGCTTCTGACACTACGAAAGATCTGCCTCGCCTATGGCGGGGCTCCCCTGCTCGACGACACCGCGCTCGTGCTCGACACCGGCGAGCGCGCCTGCATCGTGGGCCGCAATGGCGCGGGCAAGTCTACCCTTATGCGCGTAGTCGCCGGGCATATCCAGCCCGACAGCGGTGAGATGATCCAGGCTCCCGGCACGCATGCCGCCTTTCTGCCGCAGGAGATCCCGGACAACCTCAGCGGCACGGTCGGCGAGATCGTCACCAGGGCCCTGCACGAGCTTGGACTGCCCGAGTGGGAGGCTGAGCACCGGCTGGAGCGCACGCTGGAGCAGATGCAGCTACCGGCCGATCCGTATTTCGAGAGCCTCTCAGCCGGGATGAAGCGCCGCGCCCTGCTGGCCCGTGAGCTGGTGCGCGAGCCCGAGCTGCTCCTGCTTGATGAGCCCACCAACCACCTCGACATCGAGGCCATTGCCTGGCTGGAAACCTTCTTAAAAGGCTACCGCGGGGCCGTGCTTTTCGTGACGCACGACCGGGCCTTTCTCCAAAACGTCGCCACCCGCATCCTCGACCTGGACCGTGGGCAACTCACGAGCTGGGACTGCGACTACCAGACCTACCTCCAGCGCAAGGAGGAGTGGCTCGCCGCCGAGGAAAAGAACCGCGCCGTCTTCGATAAAAAGCTGGCCCAGGAAGAGGCCTGGATCCGCCAGGGCATTCAGGCCCGACGCACCCGCAACGAAGGCCGCGTGCGTGCCCTCAAGCGTATGCGTGAGGAGCACCGAGCCCGCCGCGACCGCACCGGAGCCGCCCGGTTGACCTTCGAACAGGCCGCTTCCTCCGGGGCCAAGGTCATCGACGCCAAGGACGTGAGCTTCGCCTACGGCGAGCGCCCGATCATCCGCGACTTTACCGACGCGATCATGCGCGGAGACAAGATCGGGATCGTCGGCCCCAACGGAGCTGGCAAGTCTACCCTGCTCAAGGTTCTCCTCGGCGAGCTCACACCGACCGCCGGGAGCGTACGCCTCGGCACGAGCCTCCAGATCGCCTACTTCGACCAGACACGCGAGGCGCTGGTCGAGACAGAGACCGTGCAGGAGGCCGTCAGCGACGGTAACGAGTTCATCTCGATCAACGGCGCACGCCGCCACATTCTCAGCTATTTGCAGGACTTCCTCTTCCCGCCGGAGCGCGCGCGCAGCCCGATCTCCATGCTCTCCGGTGGCGAGCGCAACCGCCTCCTGCTGGCCCGGCTTTTCACCCAGCCCTTTAATCTGCTGGTGATGGACGAGCCGACCAACGACCTCGACCTCGAAACACTCGAACTACTCGAAAACCTCTTGGTGGAGTTCTCCGGCACGCTGCTGCTGGTCAGCCACGACCGGGCCTTTCTGGATAATGTAGTGACAGATATCTACGTACTCGAAGGCGGCGGCACGATCCGCGCCTGCGTCGGAGGCTATCAGGACTACCTGCGTGAGAAAACATCCGCCACCCGCGCCACGCAAACCGCTAAAGCCGCCGCCAAACCCAAGGCCGGAAGCCGCCCCGAAAAGCCCCGCAAGTTTCTCAATCGCGAACGCTGGGAACTGGAGGCCATCCCTGCCGAAATCGAAAAACTTGAGACCGAGGCCGCCGCGCTCTCCGAACGTCTCTCCGACCCGCAGACCTACGCCAACGCTGCCGACGAAGTGCCCGCCCTCAAACAACGCCTCGAACAAATCGAAGCCGAAACCGCCGTCAAATTCGCCCGCTGGGAGGAACTCGAAGCCCTCCGCGAAGAACTCGAAGGCTAA
- a CDS encoding LysR family transcriptional regulator — protein MKSSYPRMDPEWLDTFLQVAECGGVLAASRAMHVSQPALSARLRRLEDAVGQALFDRSAQGMSLTEAGRRLLPVARKLPKVLREAVEAVDPAAGARLAGPLRLSASTTLADFVLPQLLAEYARTRGVPGLELRVGNTDEVLGAVRSGRVALGAVEGLRRAAGLHLEPFATDVIVPVYSPERLPREILKKLKAASTTRELAKLPLLWREPGSGTRRVVEDAFRRRGVPVSELRTDFVLGGTLALRGAALAGLGIALLPRRTIGQELALGRLAVVEKPALRLKRTFSWVLASGALPPELEAFRLWATARIRDDER, from the coding sequence ATGAAATCTTCCTATCCGCGAATGGACCCCGAGTGGCTGGACACTTTTCTACAGGTGGCCGAGTGCGGGGGCGTGCTGGCTGCCTCGCGTGCCATGCATGTTTCCCAGCCCGCGCTATCGGCCCGGCTACGGCGGCTGGAGGACGCGGTGGGACAGGCGCTCTTTGATCGCTCGGCTCAGGGGATGAGCCTGACCGAGGCCGGGCGGCGTTTGCTGCCAGTGGCCCGTAAGCTCCCCAAGGTCCTGCGTGAGGCGGTGGAGGCGGTCGATCCGGCGGCAGGGGCGCGATTGGCAGGGCCGCTACGGTTATCTGCCAGCACGACGCTGGCGGATTTTGTGTTGCCGCAGCTATTGGCCGAGTACGCGCGTACGCGTGGCGTTCCGGGGCTGGAGCTGCGAGTGGGCAACACCGATGAAGTGCTCGGGGCGGTGCGAAGTGGGCGGGTCGCTCTGGGGGCGGTCGAGGGGCTGCGCCGGGCGGCGGGTCTTCATCTGGAGCCTTTTGCGACCGATGTGATCGTGCCAGTATACTCACCCGAGCGTCTGCCGCGTGAGATTTTAAAAAAGCTGAAAGCCGCCTCGACGACCCGTGAGCTGGCCAAGCTGCCTCTGCTGTGGCGCGAGCCGGGATCGGGCACGCGGCGCGTGGTCGAGGATGCTTTTCGCCGCCGGGGCGTACCGGTCTCAGAGCTGCGCACGGACTTTGTGCTGGGCGGTACGCTTGCGCTGCGAGGGGCTGCGCTGGCCGGTCTGGGGATTGCGCTGCTACCTCGGCGTACGATCGGCCAGGAGCTGGCACTGGGGCGACTGGCCGTGGTGGAGAAGCCTGCCCTGCGCCTGAAGCGGACCTTTTCCTGGGTGCTGGCTTCCGGGGCACTGCCGCCGGAGTTGGAGGCTTTTCGCCTCTGGGCGACCGCGCGCATCCGCGACGACGAGAGATAG
- a CDS encoding putative sulfate exporter family transporter — translation MLESTESETDAGMLAKLTPWLLPVGVLVCAAFGLTGALALALGVGAAFIGANTAPESWHKRAHWLLQGSVVALGAGIELPVVARAGLDGLGVTLISISAILLIGNFIGRLLGVPRHTRLLISAGTAICGGSAIAAVAGVLKPRQHETAAALGIVFILNAVALILFPFIGHLLHMSQPAFGWWAALAIHDTSSVVGAGMAYGPEALTLATTIKLARALWIVPVAFLIAHLESRHCKATGTAISGADAKGKFPWFILGFIALAALRWAVPSLAPAGDWISLAGRHGLSAALFLIGAGLSPVALRKVGWAPAVLGLGIWIPTAAIALVFVVVCH, via the coding sequence ATGCTTGAGAGCACAGAGAGCGAAACCGATGCCGGCATGCTGGCAAAACTGACCCCCTGGCTGCTGCCGGTCGGGGTGCTGGTGTGTGCCGCGTTTGGGCTCACGGGGGCGCTGGCCCTCGCCCTCGGGGTCGGTGCGGCATTTATCGGTGCCAACACCGCCCCCGAGAGCTGGCACAAGCGCGCTCACTGGCTCCTGCAGGGGTCGGTGGTCGCACTGGGGGCAGGCATTGAGCTGCCCGTGGTGGCGCGGGCAGGACTGGACGGGCTGGGCGTGACCTTGATCAGCATCAGCGCCATCCTCCTGATCGGAAACTTTATCGGCCGCCTGCTTGGCGTGCCCCGTCACACGCGCCTGTTGATCAGTGCGGGTACGGCCATCTGCGGGGGCAGCGCGATTGCCGCCGTAGCCGGGGTGCTCAAGCCCCGCCAGCACGAGACCGCCGCCGCGCTGGGGATCGTATTCATCCTCAACGCCGTGGCCCTGATCCTCTTTCCTTTTATCGGGCACCTGCTGCACATGAGCCAACCGGCCTTCGGCTGGTGGGCCGCACTGGCCATCCACGACACCAGCTCAGTAGTCGGCGCAGGCATGGCCTACGGGCCGGAAGCCCTGACACTGGCCACCACGATCAAGCTCGCACGCGCTCTGTGGATCGTGCCGGTGGCATTCCTGATCGCGCATCTGGAGAGCCGCCACTGTAAAGCCACAGGCACCGCCATCTCGGGAGCCGATGCCAAGGGCAAGTTCCCGTGGTTCATCCTCGGTTTTATCGCACTGGCTGCGCTGAGGTGGGCCGTACCCTCACTCGCTCCGGCTGGGGACTGGATATCGCTGGCCGGTCGCCACGGGCTGAGCGCCGCGCTCTTCCTGATCGGCGCGGGCCTGAGCCCCGTGGCCCTGCGTAAGGTCGGCTGGGCACCCGCGGTTCTCGGCCTCGGGATCTGGATTCCCACCGCCGCTATCGCCCTGGTTTTTGTCGTGGTTTGCCATTAA